The DNA region CGAGTCAGTCAATATCGTTACTGCGGAATGGATTCGGCGTTGCCGGCGTTCGAGCTGACCGTGTAGCAGTTGGGTGCGCGCGGTCTCGAACGGCATCGGCAGCCGCTGGTGATGCTCCATCGCCTCGACGACTACGGCGGTGGCCTGTTTGAGATCGCCGACGGCGGCCAGATGCATTGCACGACAACGTGCTCCGACTGCCAGAAGCCACGGCCGGTCCAGGCGCCGTCCATTCTTCTCCAGCGCGTCGATCAGCGGTACGGCTTCGTCGTGGCGGCCCACCGCGATCAGCGACTCGATCGCGTCCGGGACGAAGCTCGAGGCGAAGATCTCACAGGCGCCGTCGGCGGGGTCGAGTCGGGCCAGCAGGGGCTGCATCGTGGCGAGTGCCTCGTCGTACCTGCCCAGCGACGTGTCCAGAAAAGCCAGGGCCATCGCCGGCCACAACATCATGTACAGCGCGTTGCTCTGCAGCGCCGAGGTGATTGCTGCCATCGCCCCGTCGCGGGCCTCGTCCTCGCGGCCCTCGTAGGCGGCGATGAGTGCTCGCTGATAGGTCGCGATGATCGTCGCGTGATCGGAGCCCTGCTGCTGGCCTCGCTGCATCAACTCGGCCGCCGTCGCCGCGGCGCTCGGGTAGTCGCCCAACCACAGTTCGTCGAAGAAGCGGTGCCCCACAACCCACACCAGATCTGTTTCCGCGCCGCGTTCGAGGCAACGCCGGTGTACCTCGCCGAGTTCGAGGCGCGCCTGCTCGAGTCGGCCGGTCCACAGCTGCATCAGGGCGTGGACGGCGCTCGCGCGAAATGCGATCGGCACATCGTTGTCCGGTGACTCGAGCTCCAGGGCGCCATGCAGTCGGACAGCATCGAATCCTTGGCCGTCGGCGCATCGCAAAGTGGTTTCCATGGCGACCGCCTGGCTGATCAGCGATGGGTCCTCGGCTGCCTCGGCGAGCCTGACCGCCTCTTCGGCGTGGCGAATCGGGATGTCCCTGCCGCCCGACATGCCCAGGGCCATCGCCAGGCCCAGATGGATCTGTGCGGCAAGACGTTCGTCACCGCTCGCGCCGGAGAGTGCGTCCGTCAGTACGTCGGCAGCCCGCCCGAAGTTGTTGCGAAACGTGAGTATTCCCGCATGGAGATGAAGCGCAGCGGCTCTGGTGGGTCCGGGTGAGTGATCGGCGAGGGTCGGTTCGAGCAGCGCCAGAGCGCGATCGGCGTCGCCGCCTTGGAGACAGTGTTTCGCGGCGCGGATTCGTCGACCTGAGGTATCCGCGCCCAGACCGATGGCCAGTTCGAGGAGTTCGGCCGCGGCCGAGGGGGCGCCACGGGCGCGGGCGGCGGTGGCGGCGTCGTCGAGCGCACTGACCACTTCGGGGTCGGCGTCGGTCGAGCTGAGGGCCAGGTGGCGGGCTTTGAGCTCGAGATTGCCTTCGACGTGGGCCAGCGCGCGGTGCATACGCCTGCGGGCCGCCGCACCGGCGGAGGTATAGGTCGCCCGGGCCAGCAGCGGATGGGTGAACCGCACCCGATTGCCCTCGATCGTGATGACGCCGTTGCGTTCCGGTGCCTCGAGCAGGTCGACAACACGCCGGGTGGTTGCGGCGGTGGCTTCAGCGATCAGATCGACCGTCGGATCGACCATGCACGCGGCGGCCAGCAGTGCCCGCTGGGTGTGCTCGTCGAAGCGCTTCGTGCGGTGGGCGATGAGATCGGCCAGCGTGGCCGGGAGGACAAGAGGTGAGTGAGGCCGCCGGTTGTCGAGTGCGCGCGCCAATTCCACGGCGTAGAGAGGATTGCCGCCGGCGGCTTCGGCGATGTGTACCAATGTCGGACGGGGCAGCGATCGACCCAACTGGCTCATCAGCACATCGTGCAGACCGGCCAAGCTCATCGGAGTCATCTGGATTCTCGACAACGCCTCCGGATGGCTGAGCTGCAACCAGTGGGTGCCCCCGGCGGTACGGCCGTCGGTGCGCTCGGTGCACAGCAATCCGACGCGGCCGTTGAGACGTCGTGCGGCAAAGGCGATCACCGCTCGGCTCGAACTGTCGAGCCACTGTGCGTCGTCGATCGCCAGTAGCACGGAACCGGTCCTGGACAACCTGTCGATCACCGCGACCACCGCTGCGGCAGCCACCCTCTGGTCGGTAAAAGGACCACCGTCTGTGTTGTCCTGGAACAGGATTCGTTTGACAGCGAGGTGCTGGACGTCGGGCAGGGCATCGAAGACCTCGGGCTCGATGTCGGCCAGTAGATCAGCGACCGCGGCGTAGGCCAACGCCGACTCGGCCGGGCTGCCTCGCGCTGTGAGGACCCGAAACCCACGCTCGCGTGCATGGTCGAGTCCGGCCAGCCACAGTGCGGTCTTGCCGATACCCGCTGGACCGGTGATCACCAACCCCGCTGCCTGGGTCGTCGCGGCGTCGAGCAGCTTCTCGATGGCCGCCCACTCCGCAGCACGAGACACCAAACTGACCCCCATGTGGCACATCATGACAGTCAGCGACGGCCGCCGATGTCTCAGACGGGCAAAGCCGGGCGGGGTTGCTTGAAACGGCAATCATGTCGCGATTCATGGCACGGCGATCGGTGGTTGCTACCCCCGTGGACCCGTGGCTCATGGCGCTGCTTCCCCGGCGCCGAAACTGGTTCATCCTGGCTGAACCAGTAGGGAGACCCCTATCTCTTCGTGCCCCCCGCGCGGCTAGCCCGAACTGGCAAATAGCTGCGTCTGGGGGCGGGGATCACGGGGCCTGCAAATTATGTCGGCCGGGTGGGTGCGTTGGGTGTCGCCAAATCCAGGTCAGCCCGGTGTCGACGAACACGACACCGGCAGCCGGATGGCCGGCACGGTCGTCTTCGCGATGACTCATCGCTGTAGTTCAATCGGTTCAGCGGTTACTGCGGCTTTCACGCCTCGATCTCGCCGATCACCTTGCTCTGGATGGCCGCCTGCGTCGCCGCAGGCAACACGATCAGCCCGTCGAGTTCCTTCTGCGCCCGACCGTAGGCGTTGCGTCGCTCCTGCGGTGTCGCGGCGTCGTCGGACGCTAGTCGCAACAGGTTCTGTGCGCGGGCCAACCGATCCTGGTCGTCAGAGGAGAAGTCGCTGCGCCGCCGTCTGGTCGCCTCGGATTCGGCGGCGTCGAAGGCAGCGACGTAATCGGCTACGGCGTCCCGGTATTCGAGCTGGGCATCGCGGTCGGTGATGATGTCGTCCACGGAAGTCGGTCGCAGCAGATCGGCTCGGCTCTTGGCTTTGTGGAAGCCGAGGGTCAGCGGGTCGCGCATGTCGGTCATCAACGGAAAGTCCAGCAGCTTGGCCACGTCGATCTCGTAGGACAGCCAGCGTTCATCGGTCGCGTCGTGGCGCGCCAGCAGCTTGGTCATCTCACGTCGGTTGCCTTCGGTGTTGGCCTGACCCGCTGCCGCAGCGGAAGCCAGCGCGACCTTCGTCTGCTGCTTGATCCGGTAGCGCTCGAGGCGCCGCTGTGCCCGTCGCTCGTTGGCCGCCGAGACCCCTTTGACCGCGCCGCCGATGACACCGCTGAGCGGGAAGATCAGCCACCAGAAGTTCCCGGCGAAATCGAGAATGGGTTCCACATCCCCAGAATGCCACCGGAGCGCGCGCGGGTCGGCACTGATAATGGGGCGATGGGCGAGCAACGAGCGGCAGCGACGGAAGACGGACGGAACAGCCAACGGCGCCTTGTCGACTTCGCCGGCGCTGTGTTTCTCCTGTTGCTTCAGGCCGCAGTCTTCCGGGCGACGTTGTTTCTGCTGGCGGGCCGATCGATCGACGTGGTGTTCTACGGTGGGATCGCTCTGCTGATCGTCAGCCTGGGGCTGGTCATCTGGCGGCTGGCCCGCACCCGGTCAGCTGCGGTCGTCGCGCTCACCGGGTTGGTGCTGCAGCTCGGCCTGAGCGGTCTCGGGTTTCTGTCCACGTCCTGAACGTTCCGTTGAGACTGCGGTGAGGGCTCCCGCCACTCGCACTTTTCCGCCCGGAGCGCAGTGTCAACGTCGGCCAGGAGGTCCGTCAACCCATCAGGCCGATGCGCCGATAGCGTTCGAACCGGGCGGCGCGGCGCTGCTCGTCGGGCACCGACCGCAGCCGGTGCAACTCGTCGGCGATGGTGGCCGACAGTCGTCGGGTGAACTCCCCGGGTTCGTCGGCAGCATCGGGGTGTTCGGGCACGATCGCGTCGACGATTCCGTTGCGCAGCAGATCCGCCGACCGAATGCCCTGTGCCGCAGCGAGTTCCGGAGCATGGTCGAGGTCGCGGTAGACGATCGCGCTGGCTCCCTCGGGTGGCAGCGGCGCCAGCCAGCCGTGCAGCGCGGCCAGCACCCGGTCGGCCGGCACCATCGCCAACGCCGGCCCGCCGCTGCCCTGCCCGAGCAGCACCGACACCGTGGGCGTGTCGAGGGTGACCAGTTCGGCCAGGCAGCGGGCGATCTCGCCGGCGAGCCCGCCCTGCTCGGCTTCGGTGGACAGCGCCGGCCCCGCGGTGTCGATGACGAGGACCAGCGGCAACCTCAGGCCGGCCGCCAGCGCCATCCCGCGGCGGGCCTCCCGCAGCGCGGCCGGTCCCACCAGGCCACCCACGACCCGCTGCTGGCCCAGCACCACGGCAGGTTGCCCGCCGAATCTGGCCAACGCCAGCAGGGTGGTCGCGGCCTCGCCCCCGCCGGTTCCGGACAGCAGTACCCGCTCCGTGGTGCCGTGTCGCAACAGGTAGCCGACACCGGGCCGGTCCGGACGGCGCGACGTCTCCACCGACTGCCACGCGGGGATGTCGGGAAGGGATTCGGGGTCCGGTCCGGGGGGTGGCACTCCGGGAGGGTCGGCGACGACCTTCAGCGTGCGGTCGAGGGTCGAGCGCAGCACCTCGAGGGGCACCACAGCGTCGATGACGCCGTGGCGTTGCAGGTTCTCCGCGGTCTGGACGCCGGCGGGGAACGGCTCGCCGTACAGGTGCTCGTAGACCCGCGGACCGAGGAATCCGATGAGCGCGCCGGGCTCGGCGGCGGTCACGTGGCCCAGTGAGCCCCAGGACGCGAACACCCCGCCGGTGGTCGGGTGACGCAGATAGACCAGGTAGGGCAGGTGGGCCTGCTTGTGCAGCTCGACTGCGGCGGCGATCTTGACCATCTGCAGGAACGCCACGGTGCCTTCCTGCATCCGTGTGCCGCCCGAACTCGGCGAGGCCAGCAACGGCAGCTTCTCGGCGGTGGCGCGCCGCACCGCCGCGGTGATGCGTTCGGCGGCCGCCACCCCGATCGAGCCGGCCAGGAAGTCGAACTCACAGGCCACCAGCGCCACCCGACGACCGAACACGCGGCCCTCGCCGGTCACCACAGCCTCGTCGAGGCCGGTCTTGGCGGCCGCGGCGGCCAACTCCCGGCGGTAGGCCTCACCAGCGCCGACGTCCAGTGGCGGCTCGTCCCAGCTGATGAAAGACCCGTCGTCGAGCAGGGCGTCGCGCAGCGTCAGGGCACCGATCCGGCTCACAGGCAAAGGTTAACTAGGGTGGACCCATGATTGGAGTCACTCGAGACGGCCATGTGATGACGTTGGAGATGCAACGGGCGGAGCGTCGCAACGCCCTGAACGTCGAACTCGTCGACGCCCTGCGCGAGGCGGTCGAGAAAGCGGCAACCGAAGACATCCGCGCGATCGTTCTGACCGGCCAGGGGCACGTGTTCAGTTCCGGCGCGGACCTGACCGACGCGGCGGGGGTGGCCGAGGCGCTGCCCGACAAGGCCAAGGCTCTCAATATCGCGATCGACCAGGCGCCTGTCCCGGTGATCGGCGCGATCAACGGCCCCGCGATCGGCGCCGGGGTGATCCTGTCGATGATCTGTGATCTGCGTGTCGTCGCACCCGATGCGTATTTCCAGTTCCCCGTCGCGAAATACGGCCTCGCGCTGGACAACTGGAGCATCAGGCGGCTGACCTCGCTGGTCGGGGCGGGCCGGGCGCGGGGCATGCTGATGGCGGCGGAGCGGCTCACCGCCGAGACCGCGCTGCAGACGGGAATGGCCAACCGGATCGGCACCCTCGCCGATGCGCAGGCGTGGGCCGCGGAGCTCGCAGGGTTCGCGCCGCTGGCGCTGCAACACGCGAAGCGTGTTCTCAACGACGACGGCGCCTACGAGGATCCGTGGCCCGAGCACCAGCAGCTATTCGACCGCGCATGGTCCAGCCAGGACGTGATCGAGGCGCAGGTCGCGCGCATCGAGAAGCGGTCACCCCGGTTCCAGGGCGCCTGATGCTGCGATCGGCGCTGCGCTTCGGGTTCGGTACGGCCTCGCTGCTTGCCGGCGGGTGGGTACTGCGCGCGCTGCAGGGCACCCCGGCCTCCCTGGGGGCCACCCCGGTGGAGATCGCGGCGGTGGCCACCCGCTCGCCGCACTACCGTGACGGGGTCTTCTTCAACCTCGAAGCCACCTCGTCCGGCCTCACGATGGACCGCGAACTGCAGCGCAAGCTGCTTCGCGACCTCGCCAACGCCGGCTCGCACGGCCAGCCGCCCGGTCCCATCCCGTTGGCCGACGAGCCGCCCGCGGACCTCGCCGCGTCGCAGGCCGCTGCAAGTTGGTACGGGCACTCCAGCGCGTTGATCGAGATCGACGGGTACCGGGTGCTGGTCGACCCGGTGTGGAGCCAGCGCTGTTCGCCGTCGCGGGCGGTCGGTCCCCAGCGGATGCACGAGGTACCGATCCTGTTGGAGGCGCTGCCCGCCGTCGACGCGGTGGTGATCAGCCATGACCACTACGACCACCTCGACATCGACACCATCGTCGCTCTGGCCCGCACCCAGCGCGCTCCGTTCGTCGTGCCGCTGGGCATCGGCGCGCATCTGCGCAAATGGGGCATTCCCGAGCGCCGAATAGTCGAGCTGGACTGGAACGAGAGCCACCGGATCGGCGACCTGACGCTGGTCTGCACCCCCGCACGGCACTTCTCCGGCCGGTTGTTCAGCCGCGACACCACTCTGTGGGCGTCCTGGGTGATCTCCGGGCCGACGCACCGCGCATTCTTCGGCGGGGACACCGGTTACACGAAGAGCTTCGCCGAGATCGGCGCCGAGTACGGCCCGTTCGACCTGACTCTGCTGCCCATCGGTGCGTACCACCCGGCCTTCGCCGACATCCACATGAACCCCGAGGAAGCGGTGCGCGCCCACCTCGATCTGGCCGACGTCGGCAGCAGCCTGATGGTGCCGATCCACTGGGCCACCTTCCGGCTTGCCCCGCACCCGTGGGCGGAACCGGTGGAGCGCCTGGTCACGGCCGCCGAAGCAGAACGCATCCGGATCGCGGTGCCCGTTCCGGGTGAGCGTGTCGACCCGGAGTCGACTTTGCAGCCGTGGTGGCGTATGTAGCACCGCCGGACGCGTTACGGTGCTGATCATGAACCCA from Mycobacterium sp. DL includes:
- a CDS encoding MBL fold metallo-hydrolase encodes the protein MLRSALRFGFGTASLLAGGWVLRALQGTPASLGATPVEIAAVATRSPHYRDGVFFNLEATSSGLTMDRELQRKLLRDLANAGSHGQPPGPIPLADEPPADLAASQAAASWYGHSSALIEIDGYRVLVDPVWSQRCSPSRAVGPQRMHEVPILLEALPAVDAVVISHDHYDHLDIDTIVALARTQRAPFVVPLGIGAHLRKWGIPERRIVELDWNESHRIGDLTLVCTPARHFSGRLFSRDTTLWASWVISGPTHRAFFGGDTGYTKSFAEIGAEYGPFDLTLLPIGAYHPAFADIHMNPEEAVRAHLDLADVGSSLMVPIHWATFRLAPHPWAEPVERLVTAAEAERIRIAVPVPGERVDPESTLQPWWRM
- a CDS encoding carboxyl transferase domain-containing protein, whose product is MSRIGALTLRDALLDDGSFISWDEPPLDVGAGEAYRRELAAAAAKTGLDEAVVTGEGRVFGRRVALVACEFDFLAGSIGVAAAERITAAVRRATAEKLPLLASPSSGGTRMQEGTVAFLQMVKIAAAVELHKQAHLPYLVYLRHPTTGGVFASWGSLGHVTAAEPGALIGFLGPRVYEHLYGEPFPAGVQTAENLQRHGVIDAVVPLEVLRSTLDRTLKVVADPPGVPPPGPDPESLPDIPAWQSVETSRRPDRPGVGYLLRHGTTERVLLSGTGGGEAATTLLALARFGGQPAVVLGQQRVVGGLVGPAALREARRGMALAAGLRLPLVLVIDTAGPALSTEAEQGGLAGEIARCLAELVTLDTPTVSVLLGQGSGGPALAMVPADRVLAALHGWLAPLPPEGASAIVYRDLDHAPELAAAQGIRSADLLRNGIVDAIVPEHPDAADEPGEFTRRLSATIADELHRLRSVPDEQRRAARFERYRRIGLMG
- a CDS encoding LuxR family transcriptional regulator produces the protein MGVSLVSRAAEWAAIEKLLDAATTQAAGLVITGPAGIGKTALWLAGLDHARERGFRVLTARGSPAESALAYAAVADLLADIEPEVFDALPDVQHLAVKRILFQDNTDGGPFTDQRVAAAAVVAVIDRLSRTGSVLLAIDDAQWLDSSSRAVIAFAARRLNGRVGLLCTERTDGRTAGGTHWLQLSHPEALSRIQMTPMSLAGLHDVLMSQLGRSLPRPTLVHIAEAAGGNPLYAVELARALDNRRPHSPLVLPATLADLIAHRTKRFDEHTQRALLAAACMVDPTVDLIAEATAATTRRVVDLLEAPERNGVITIEGNRVRFTHPLLARATYTSAGAAARRRMHRALAHVEGNLELKARHLALSSTDADPEVVSALDDAATAARARGAPSAAAELLELAIGLGADTSGRRIRAAKHCLQGGDADRALALLEPTLADHSPGPTRAAALHLHAGILTFRNNFGRAADVLTDALSGASGDERLAAQIHLGLAMALGMSGGRDIPIRHAEEAVRLAEAAEDPSLISQAVAMETTLRCADGQGFDAVRLHGALELESPDNDVPIAFRASAVHALMQLWTGRLEQARLELGEVHRRCLERGAETDLVWVVGHRFFDELWLGDYPSAAATAAELMQRGQQQGSDHATIIATYQRALIAAYEGREDEARDGAMAAITSALQSNALYMMLWPAMALAFLDTSLGRYDEALATMQPLLARLDPADGACEIFASSFVPDAIESLIAVGRHDEAVPLIDALEKNGRRLDRPWLLAVGARCRAMHLAAVGDLKQATAVVVEAMEHHQRLPMPFETARTQLLHGQLERRQRRIHSAVTILTDSAEAFDSLGTPLWAARARHELVRTKVSRNNDLELTQSERRVAELAGGGKTNRDIAAMLFISHKTVEQHITRIYRKLGVTNRAALARRIKPPQH
- a CDS encoding enoyl-CoA hydratase — protein: MIGVTRDGHVMTLEMQRAERRNALNVELVDALREAVEKAATEDIRAIVLTGQGHVFSSGADLTDAAGVAEALPDKAKALNIAIDQAPVPVIGAINGPAIGAGVILSMICDLRVVAPDAYFQFPVAKYGLALDNWSIRRLTSLVGAGRARGMLMAAERLTAETALQTGMANRIGTLADAQAWAAELAGFAPLALQHAKRVLNDDGAYEDPWPEHQQLFDRAWSSQDVIEAQVARIEKRSPRFQGA